CAAACtttgtttccaagatggaacaaagattgaaagtcacaaaagctctatatgtacTGAGAGTTAATCCAACCTTGTTAAAATTCCAAAGAAATTCATGTAAatggatatcatatggaaactcactatgatgagaatgtaattgattgtatCTTTTATTATCTCTAATTTATGTAGAAGGAAAcgcattttagagaaactaatgagtcaatctagtgaactGTAAATcattagtatttggattattgaatccatattgaccccgacaatgaaatattgggtattgactcatacagactttggcataaccataaagccactttggttgtgacatgatgatcgttttgaaagaactcatacgtacatcactttatttgagtgaatgatacaacgggaaaaagattgacagaatgcaaagtgacggcatatctttcaataagtgttttcttaagtactagatgcacaaccaaCCCTTCCCATTGTGCTTTTAAGTAAGAAATCATatatatcactcattttacaaagtcttcagtaaaacaagaTCGATACCATCCTAAGAATGCGGACCaataaagtgacttatggctctaaagatgttttgacattttggactacttatagttcccaagaaattttgcgtacggaaaactactagcacatattatacatgtaagggctcaccacccATTGTAAATACTAGCGAGTGTTTATCAAAAGggcttgatggttattgcatgtttaataggatcaatttAGAGCATCAtataccccatggtctcgcaaaggctatcatcaaaggttacagatggtgcttAAGGCATGGTTATGCATATAAACCTACCTTTAATTTTTTGGGGGATATGCAGTATTAacacatctttacttaattcgttttagaacctaatattagtcaaccttttcggcataccagttggtaactggatataagcctgacatttgtgttctgacgtatttttggttgcactatataagTGTGATTACGAGTcaacatcgtactatgatgggccacgaaaatgattaagtagtTTGTTGAATATTTACTCATAACAATTATCCGCGTTTTAAAACCTTTACCTCTAGATTTGCGGGtcgtcattttaatgagacagtcttcccgtcgttagggagagataagaaaaagtattttctaagggaacgacaggaattgtcgtggtgtgttcccacagTATCTCATATTGATAATTATAcaccacaaatgtaaatgtgaagtgacaaagaataatcgatttctgaaagtgcactgatatcgacaacgtgacaagatcacacatatcaGCTATAAATGTGCCTGCAAGGTtaagaaatcctcagtatggggtacaccatagactaaggtgtcgcaactacacttggtggaagtgtagttaaggccgtggctccataaaggaagatggagagaccaccagatTCGATCAATGCTACCAAGAAAGGAAGTAGAtaagtaaggcacaacctaatttgtattattaatgaaatcatctcatttgattgtgtctgactatgtccatgaatcaatactggaggatacttcgaagtttaatgattccatagagaacaatgaaatcctaaaggattatgagaacacacacgagtcaatggaaagatcgtgcgagcatattaatgattatttttatatatagttgCTCAAGGAAATAGAGCATGTGAGATCGAAGTGTACTTCTTATTGTTTAATGTCaacaaagagcatatttggcctacataatccaggtagaacttggttctttgaaaaatatgcaggtatttggtgtggtcgtgctaaccaaccaagtgtaaagcctatgggaCATACAAGATTATTTGTCGTAAAGCACAGTAGGAAGAGTGAAGTCTCAAAGTATCAAGACTCCCCTTGTGatgcgaggtttctcacaaagccctggaattgtcatCTTGTAATGAAAGTTAtagtgttccgctacttagttatcttggtaatttcaaaaggacttgaaatgcagcatatgtatgtagttgttacgtatctctgaaagaatcaagagataaaagatattCACAAAAGGGattgatagccttttgttacccaaatcaagtgactttaGACCACAAATTGCGTGTACAATTAGATTGGACATTCTCTTACGGATTGAAACAATCATGTGAATGTGGTATAAACGtgtaagtggctatttgatttggaggggattaacaagtaaggtatttttccttgcgtattcacaaacaagttcctgatttggaattgtagctacacATGTTGATGTTATAGACACGATGGGtgctcttgatgtaataagagatccTACAAGCTACTCTAAATCCAAAATTGAGATGAGAAATCAGGGGATAGATCGATCGAAAATTgagattgtggtatattattccaccagtttgcataggtCTAAAGTCGTCAGGCAATTTAACATGGACATGCATCCTGCTAGAattcccatgattagtcgagtttcaaatgtacatgaatgaccatttcgtctaaaggaatatGATGAAGATGTGTCGGAGATGAAATTCCCCTATCTTAGTGCAacagacgcattattgtacttggATATTATACACTCGACAAAGTACAACATCCTCAGTTGAACTTAATAGCTAAATACAACTCAACGCCAACGCAGTATCATTGTTATGGTACATAAAATGTAATCATATACCTAATGTAAACCTTTAACATGTGTTagtttatccctacaaagacgtGAAAAGGTTTTCTAATGAAACTGCAATCCGAATAATGAAGGAAAAATAAGCTACATTCTTATGGAAGTAATCATGGGGAGACGTGGTAGACTTATTTACTAAATATTACCTATACTCACTTTCGTAAAGTACATGACTAACGGAATTGTCCAGAAACTCTCTTGAACGGAGACAGGGgcagatgccgacatcaggggggatCTAAGGATATGATGTCAACAtagacatattttacttcgaaatgtgAAGGTTTGTTGTActttttttcccttcgatcgagattaTTTTTTCCTACAAGGTTTTTTTTACTCAGCAAGGTTTTTAGCAAGACAACGATAATAACACTAGGTATATGTTGAACTTAAAGATCTAAAAGACGCAttaatattactgaaaatatctgaatcagagTAATGATACACGATGATCTGTTAAGCGTTATAAGTTCTACAATCAACAACAATAGTGTCTTCTAAACACTTTAAGTCAGCCAAGTAAAGTCTGGTGAAAATGTGACAGACTTATTAACTAAGTCCACACGTGAAAGGTATAGGACAAGTGAAATTTTCCTAACTATGTTGATTGTGCAAGACTAAAGAACTTGTTCGAACCCAGGAATGCGTAAGACTAAAGAAATCGTTtggcatcagggggagcatctgacagtgtgttgaactctttcttttcccttcaccgaggttactttttctcACAGGGTTTCATTACTCGGTAAGGTTTTCGATGAGATAACGGCAAACACAGGGAATGTAATTTCTCAACTATTATCTTTCCCACAGGGGTTTTGTGTCTTAGAATTTGTGAAGTAACAAGTCAACTTCAGCGGAGCAAAGTGATCAACTTCAATGGATCACCATTTATctcgttgtactcttttcccttcgtcaaggttttgtcccactgggttttccttgtcaaggttttaacgaggcaacatatgtgAGTTCAATTCTGCTCCAAACCTTCTTAATATTGTACTATTTTCCCTTAGTTCAGGTTTTacccctctgggttttcctgacgaggttttaacgaggcaattaacttagacttagTGGTTTTTAAAGATCGTACTACATATGAAGAACTGCAacaaggttttgtccctctgggttttacTAGCAAAGTTTTAATGGAGAAATTGACTTAGACACAATAGTCATAAAGGAGAGAACTACAGTTTAAGACCTACATTTGAAGCACTTATGCGAAGAACTGCATACGGAGttttattggaccgcacaaggggggtgTTGTAGGGCCTACGACCTGTGGATGTGCGACCCAACTAGATACCTAGGATTTCCCTTTcacatgtatataaaggatattgtTCCATGTAATCCTATCATTCTGATTAATGAAACTAGTTTGTGCCTCTTTACTTTCCCTTCATTTCCACTGCAAAATATACCACGTTAATTTAGTTGTGAAACTGTCAGTCAAATTGGTCAATTTGTTAATTATTTATGTTTGTTATTCTTTAAACCAATGGATAGTAAGCAGAACAATATGTTATGTGATGTGTTTTTTCGCGAGATATTGAacactaacaaaaaaaaacactctGCATAAATTTGGTTCCTAGCTAGTCTTCATTTGAGCCATGTCAATCTAACAAAATTAATACTGTCACATATGATTTAGAATTTCCAACATATCCGCCCTCATATATTAGTCGAGTTTAGGTATTGTTTAGATAAAGAGAAGAACAAAAGAAGTTTAGAAGAATAGTTTATTATTGATTTTTAATGAATGAGATACGTACAATAAGGACTGGTATTTATACAGACTCTAAAAGACTTGCAGTGCACGTATTACATGACTTAAGATACAAGACATACTATACATAAAAACTCTAGAACATTCTATGTCCTAACAATATTACTTGGGAACTATAGAGGCAATACATTGAAGTATTTGGAGATGTAGCGTCTATGTGACTTCACAAATTTACCTCTTAACTCTATTAATTTAATCCTTTAATTTACTGGTGCCAAAGCTACATAGGCCTTGAAGTAAACCATGCCCTCACCGTTTCAGATATTCTTTGCTAATTCTTTTTCTATATACATATATAGTTTTGGTTCTGCAGCTCCGAGAAACGCTATGAGAAGAACCAAACAGccagtaatatatatatatatatatatatatatatgcaacaGAGATCTTGCCCAGAATGGGATGTACTCTTTTCTTATGATTATGAACATTTTTTATATGTGATCCCatttaattgataatactagatgTTTTTACTTCTTGAATATCTTTCGGAGAATCTCAATGAGATAACACGTTAACTCTTAGCTAGATTCTAGAATTCAAGTTCCATAGTTGATCGCTTAACAAGTTTAATCGCAAAAGCTCATTTCACTGTGAATGCATGTGGTTTAAGATCGTATAAGACATAAACAAGATCACTGTCCGCATTACTGATCCTGTTTAGTTTTATTTAGACaatttttcattaataaaaggAAAACATAGCTACTAAATACTACActaataattatttatttatatgaaAAGGGAATTGCCAGAGAATGCAGCAGCCAGACCATCGGATATTTAGCTTAATAAAAAGCCAAGCAAGTTCAGGCCAAAACGTCAAAGAACCTTTTCTATATTATAACACCGTGTTCAGGGTTTTCTTGGAATGGCAGATCGAATTCATAATATATTTTTAGTTAAGACACCCATGTGTTACTGCTGCATAACATTAAAAATTAGTAAACTCAACATCTAGCTATGGCTGAAAACTAAGCTCTGATTATTCTCTGCAATGCATATATATTGTAGTACCTAAGCTCATTTAATTATATTTCCATGAAAAAGGCCTAATTTGAGACAAAAACTATCAAAGATTCTTAGGTATCCTGTCAAGAACAAACTTAAGGAACTAAAGACCAATACTCATAAAATCAAATTGGTACAGAATACAAAGTTGAAGATAGATTGAAATAAGGAATATACTTATTTAAAGAAACAAACAAATCTCAGAGTTAGGTTTATTATTCATGATGATTTAAAGACGATCATCCGAAAACCATAACCTAATGCTATAGAATAGAATTCATCGATACACTAGTAAGTTTACATATACTACCATGCATATACATTGCAGCTATAGATATATATTATAGAGAAAACTACATGATCAGAAAGCTCGAATCACCTTCAAAATCATGACAATCTTTAAGCATCCTTCCTGGTTGTTGGTGATCATTGCAATCCTGAGGAACATAGTTGTCACTCGTGATGACCGTATTAGGAGTATAAACCAAAGAGGCCATATCAGCCCAATTTGCACTCTCAACTGAACTAGTCCCGGCACTTGTATATCCATTATTTCCCATATTATCCTCTCCATAGAAACCGTCTAATCCTTGCGAATTGTAGTACGCCATCTGATCAACATCATGAACTGGTTGATAACAGTTAAGTCCTTGTAGCATCGACAAATTATTCACTCCATCAATATCATACTGGTCGTTCGCCAAATGAGGTGAGTTTTCATATAGTTGTTCTTGAGTTGGTGAAATATTGAGTGTTGGGCAATAAAGATCATTACCTGCAGACATCCCTATGTCGTTGTGAACCAGTAGTTGATTGTTTTGATCGTCACAGAACCTTCCCCCAAGCTTGATCAACAATTTTCTAATTGGATCGTTATTGTCGATCATATAACCGGCCGGATCTTGGGCTGGGTAAGGCATCGGAATAGGTATATGTGGCTGATTCTGATGAGTTGGTATAACGTATTGATTGTAGTTTCTGTTGTGATCAGAAAGACTGACCATATTGAAAGTCCCTGTGGTACTCATCACTTTCTTCATTTCTTGCTTTAAACAACCAAGACGACGAGCTTGTTGTTCTTTCCTTTGTTTACCTAAAAGCTTCTTCTTCAACCTCGTGTTCCAATAATTCTTTATATCGTTATCGGTTCGGCCTGGTAATTGTGCTGCTATTATAGACCACCTAATcataaagaagaaagaacaaaTTATTAGTCATGAAATAATAAGGGTGATCGATGTATAATTAAGTAGGGATTGGAGTAAGATAGTGTTTTATGGCTGCATACCGGCTTCCGATACTGACGTAAAgactgcaaatgatgttttcttCTTCCTCCGAAAATCCACCATGCTTGATATTGGGACGAAGATAATTCAACCATCTCAAACGGCAACTCTTTCCACATCGCTTAAGACCTAAATTAACAAGAAAATCAGTATTAGAGAATCACTGTAACACATCTAAGCTAGTTCAATTATACGTCAAGATGTGACTATTTATATTTAATGAACTACATACTCAGACTATCTTACAGTTTGGAGCTAGCTAGCTCCAAACTTTTGATTAATTCATTGACTTACCAACTTTCTGAGGTAAAGCAATCCAGTTACCGCCGGTACCGGATTCCTCAATATATTTTTTGAGCTTTGCGTCTTCTTCAGGTGACCATGGTCCTTTCTTAACGTTAGCTTTGTCACAACAAGGAGCTCTTCCCATGGTTGTACTGAATTATGAAGTTCTTAGTAATTAATGGTGGTATATTTGATGAATGAGAAAGAGAGAGATGCGTACTATGGAATATGGATCTTCTAGGAAAACAGATATTGATTTTCCAAGTTGTATTTTGTTTGCAGGGCAAGTACTTTTAATGGATGGGATGGTGGAATGAAGATGTGGGAGGGGGAGTAGTCTTTTTATgtatagaaaaaaaaaaggtaaagaaAGAATATAAAAATGACTGACTagggtttttttcttcttgtctttcTTTATTAGTCAAGAATCTAACAATCCATCTCTATTCATTCTCATCTCCAGCCTCTCCTGGacttcctcatcatcatctgCCATCACCATTAATATATATTAATTTCACATATTTGAATTATTATGTCCCCATTCCTTAATTATATACTATATACTGGTATTAATTTGGTGTCTTGCTATAAAGTAACATTAGTTTATTAACACCTGCAAAAACTATACTGTCCTTTACAAAATTCAACACATGAACACGAGGAGTAGTGAGCCAGACTGAATCCAACTCAGTGAGTTGGTCATACTGGCATATACGATATATGTTATGGTTGGATATACTGTAATATACTACGCCATTTGCAAGGGATATTTGCAAGGGATAGAAATCTGGACTGAGAAACTAAAAATTGGCTTGTACTGTTAACCAGACTAAGTAGCAAAAAGAAATATCTAGCCCCCATATGAACTGCTTGGTTATACTGCAAAAGAGTAAAATTATATGTTTAATTTTCTGTCAGTTTATTATTGGcggagaaagaaaagaaactgAAAAATAAGTAATGTCTTATAAGGGGCAATTAAGTTTGTGAAAATGCTGATGGGCACGAGGTCTTGGCCCCCAAACTAGACGCTGCTGATGGCTGTTGGATCAAAAAGGAGCAATTATTTTTGGTGCGGATGCCCATCACGTACATGAGATGAGAGTTGTGTTACCTGTGTAGTATACGTCTCAGATTTTGAGCTTAAACTTAAAGAATCGTGAATTGACAGTTAACCACAGTGGGTACCTAAATAGTAATTAGATAAACTGAATATCCATAAATTAATTGTCAAAGCCTAGTCCCCCTAAGGCCAAAACAAAATACACCGAATACACTACACAGTATCAGAGGCTCTTTTGATAGTATTAAATGAAATATCACGGTAAGAGATGTCATCAAATTGTATACTCTTCTTTGCCACAGTGTCGTTAAATAAGTTAGACCCCTTGAGTAGACTCGTCGTGCATGCATCAGTTTGGACGAAAGGGCCATGAAATGCAGGATAATATCTCGCATGACGATATACAATCAGGATTAAGGAACATGACCATGAAGAACAGAttcacaaaaaaaagaaagaaaaaaataaattagaatGTTATTATATTGAGAGCATGTGATATATAGTACCAAAATGAAATGGAGTGACCAATCAAAATTAACTTATATTCGGTTACTAAAAGGAATGTACAAAGTCTATATAAGTCTAAAATACACAACTATAAAATAATGTTTCGCGAGCTAAAATCTATGGATAATCTTTAGAACAGCACTCTATTCATTATATATGTTTATGTACATCTTTCATCATCCATCACGTGTACAGAAAAAGACACGTGGAAGACATGTGAAatgaaacatcaaaacatgatagcaagcatctcatcagaagatgccatcggtcagcagatctgacggtcagggacagaggaccacagaggtatgatggctcagagggacaccagataataccccttgggtgttaacacacccaatcccgaggaagatcccagatcaacggccgagaggaagtttggcgacacagatgtgaccagacaaagagacacttgtctgacacgagcagagatccatctacccgcattaaacaccaaagagatatacacgtttCAATCAGCTCAttgaagaagcgaggataacccttcgtattcaagctcaggccgcggcatatgccgaagacctctgcgtaataggcacaaagcacaagaagataagattacaacggcacctcagaaatgggacccacgttacatccctataaatacccctctccactaagagagaagggggagACCATTCTGGAGAacaattagaggagaatataggagagagaaataggaagagtaagtaatccccctacttccgcagacctatgtatattctaaagtcattcgactatctttgtaaccattcagtacatagtgaaacaccaaacccgtggatgtaggccttagtgccgaaccacgtaaatctatcccatttacatttcagcaccttacattccgcgttaaacttcatattctTTATATTTAAACTTGATTCTTGATTTAtttctttatacgaacattatttatgataatattcgactagacaatgacaatcacaaggcttcgagtcgatgaatcgatataatcatcctcgttacgcatacgacgtacaattctagaactaggatgtatgcgaatattgtttgtgaacacgtggatggcttcgtgatttatgtgttcacaatttggtgctagaaacagggagtttgtcccggtaaaagatttatcttatcctgtgatttcaccttaaaacgcgcattatggttgtgccctattctgggttcagcgtgctttcaaaaccttttttattttgggttcatggtcttcattttcacaaacaccatttcaaactaagacttaataatccagattcatgagtcctcgcgacggatctgccttttcaagagttttccttttcaaaagtagtctgaaaacaaggtccatgattgtttattagaggatttgtattgcaaaaactagaccgatgaagtctttacatttctcttctattaaggcccttgggcagctcttttccttctattccaatagtcttgcgggtacgaatggcgctaacccgatcctcgtggatatctttggttctccttatttattcccctatgcagaaaaagattaaaaatggaaaagatactagaggcaggaaaaaccagagcctcatcaaaggagacactgagggttacctcggtcatgacccgaagcaagcagaaaggagacaaagctgaaacaactactcagaggcaggatgccgcggagatcacctcacctatgaacactaactccattgcagtcgCGGCTCTCAAATCAATAGCCACGAAGACTgatgcggccctccaggctacataACCTAACAAGACTTCGGTTTcaagccaaatccatcaacaaaaagagggggtggcagaatctatgacacatcagcccgcacatccaccaatcttcagaatcccgtcaaccaacggtcagaatcaaaccataccagtggttttagtaccgcgggtggaagctcaaccgaggggaccaaacttggagataccagcGATTGAAGCTGATCTTCGGCCACctttaatacacacagtagacgaagggggaactatggccgtaggggtacaagccggaactcccaatcagggatcaaaccagtcccaccgactgatggtagagctcgaagaattgaaaaagatccagcaggtctacgcagatgccgtagctcttctggccagggagaaccaagacttgaaagataggattgcccaaagcacgaagactagccaacaactggatgaagcaaattctaaagtaccagagcctaatcgagaccgaagaatcatcctagaaaatgacgccaggggaagcagtacatccgatccggaatatgccaccgaagagttagactattatgacagtgaaggtcgaagaaagaaacgctcaactgagcatgagaacgtgggatattacctcgcaatggaggagctgcgtggtgagatgatggctgagatcaggcagttaaagccagacaaggcggaggaaggcttgaagaggtgataaaagaagctaactccacgcccctaactcatcgcctggaaaatacccccattccgttaaagtgccctgtcccaacttttgaatgctacgacggatccagtgatcccgcggcacatatccggtattataaccgtatcttagcccgatggagtcagaacgacgccgtcctctgtagatatttcccatcaagtatGAAGGGATCggatttgtcttggtttgacaacctgccacctgattccatcaactcctaagatcaactcgcagagaaattcctgaggacatacatgtacaacaaagctgtcaacactggaatggataaaaaaatttctctggcaatcggctacaaggagaacacgagggaatacaccaacagatgtcACAAGATCtcccaagccatagggagtgtgtaccccgtagtaagtatcaactgctacaagtggggattagaccgaatgagtccactatttgttgagattcatggaagcgtacctaagacagaaggagatcttcgaataattattgaaaagtacgctcgtcgtgaagaaatccagcgtgagaacccgagggcacacacgcagag
This DNA window, taken from Papaver somniferum cultivar HN1 chromosome 3, ASM357369v1, whole genome shotgun sequence, encodes the following:
- the LOC113361395 gene encoding transcription factor RAX3-like, whose translation is MGRAPCCDKANVKKGPWSPEEDAKLKKYIEESGTGGNWIALPQKVGLKRCGKSCRLRWLNYLRPNIKHGGFSEEEENIICSLYVSIGSRWSIIAAQLPGRTDNDIKNYWNTRLKKKLLGKQRKEQQARRLGCLKQEMKKVMSTTGTFNMVSLSDHNRNYNQYVIPTHQNQPHIPIPMPYPAQDPAGYMIDNNDPIRKLLIKLGGRFCDDQNNQLLVHNDIGMSAGNDLYCPTLNISPTQEQLYENSPHLANDQYDIDGVNNLSMLQGLNCYQPVHDVDQMAYYNSQGLDGFYGEDNMGNNGYTSAGTSSVESANWADMASLVYTPNTVITSDNYVPQDCNDHQQPGRMLKDCHDFEGDSSFLIM